The genome window TTCGGACGGTACCCAGACCCAGTTTCCTTGCGCGGGAAATAGGATAGTCTCCGAGTCAACGAGCAATGCCGTCGCCCTGTCTTTGTCGCCGTCGTAAAGCACGATCACGATAGGTTCTTTGTCGGTAGCTGCAGGTGCGGGCCAAGGGGGGGCGGCGATGTCTATCTCGATCTCTCTGAGTTCCGCCTCATCCTTTTTTGCAAGTTCTCCGTTTAGCAGCGACCTGAGCCTTGTCCACGGCCATGTCTTGAGCATCTTGAGCGGCATGGCGTCCAGTCTCCTGATCTTTTTCCTGGCCCACCATGCCGGTTTCCCCTCAAAGGCTATCTCGCTGGGCACAAAGGCCACCGTCTTTCCGCTCCAAGAGGTCATGGCAAGCCTTTGCCACGGGCATCTGTCCGCCGGCACCTGTCGTGTTCCTTCTTGGGCGACTATGGTCTTTTTCGCCGCAGACTCAGTGTCTGCCTGAAGGGGGGCCGCTGTTGTCTTTTCCGACGTCTCGGGGCGTATTTCGTCATGAGGCATCGGGCGCTCAAGCTCGGGCATCTCCTTGAGGAGGGTGGCCAGTTGCTGCTCTAGGTCTTCCCTTATCCCCCTATAAAAGGTACATAACTTTTCCATGCCCGGCGTTTGCGCCATCAAATCTTCTACAGGCACCATGCGGGCTATACATCTGTTTAAGGCGTCTACATGTGAATCCAGGGTCTCGCGGACCATGGGTGCGATAGAAATGGCCTCAGCCGATTGAGGCGCCGAGGCCCCGGCCTTTTGAAAGTCTTCTTCCAGCTCCAACTCCAGCTCAGCCATCTCCATAGGCTGTCCCTTGGCCTCTTCTGCCGCAGGCATGGTGGATTTATCCCCTTGAGGCGGGCCCTGCAGCCGATCCGACGGCTGATCCGGATGCCCTGGCACTGGCGACAGTTCCTCGTTTAATTTGTTTATAGAGGAGGTCAGCAGCTCAAACCATAATGTCCCACCGGATATCATATCTTTTATGGCGTCCACCCCTTTTTGCATGGCCTTTAGGCCATTCATGGACATTGTGCCAGGAGATGCCAGCATGAGGTCCAGTATCCTGTCCATCAGGCGCGGCATATCGCCCAAAAGCCTCTTTTTATCAGGATCGAGTGCAGAGAGCAGCCTTGAAAGCTCCTCTTTGAAGAGGAGGATGTTTGTATCGGTTACTTCCCATTCGAGGGTCAATAGGTGCTGTTGGCACTTTTCAATAAGTTCATCCATCGGTTGCGAGGGCGATTGTAATGGTATCTGATGCAATATATCAGGCGCTGGCGGTTCCGGCGCATGCGGTGCGCCAGATTGCGTCTTGACGTCAATCACCTTGCCGGTGACCGGGTCGATCTCTATCCTTTTCGAAGGATTGAACAGATCATCAATGGCACTGTCAATCTCCGATCCAAATACATCAATGCCGGCGTCTTGTTTCGTGTCTGTCATTGCCGTTCTCCTGATCATCCATCGGCGGGACAGGCCTGCCGTTTAACTTATCAACATGTTTTTTTTGGCCACATAGCGTACGGTGCGTTTGCTTATTTCCTTCAGGGTCTCAAAGACCCCTATGCCCTTTATGGCCGCTGCCTCAAATCTGGGTACCCCCAGGTCGTTGTTGAGATCTCTGTCGAGCTCTTCAATACTGATTGTAGGTACTGGGGAAGATACCAGATCGCGTTTGTTGTATTGCAGCACCAAGGGGATCTTGTTTAATGAAAGGCCATATTCAGTCAGATTGCGTTTAAGTTCCTCAAGGCTTTCCTTGTTTTTCATCTGGCGCACCCTCAAGGAATCGGCGACGAAGACTATACCATCTACACCTTTCAGTACCAGTTTCCGCGTTGCCTCGTACAGGGCCTGACCAGGTACGGTATAGAGCTGGATGCGTATATCGAATCCGCCGATCTTGCCGAGCGTCAGGGGCAGCAGATCGAAAAACAGCGTACGTTCGCCTTTTGTTTCTATGGTGAGCATCTTGCCCTTGGTCTTCTCGCTCATGGCGTTGTATATGTAGAGGAGGTTTGTGGTCTTCCCACACCTGCCGGGGCCGTAATAGACGATCTTGCAATGGATTTCCTTTTTGCTGAGGTCGATTAGGGCCATAGCTTAGGATTCAAAGAGGTCTTTTAAGGTCTTGATCAGCTCCGCAACCCTGAGCCTTACAAGCCCCAGCGAGATGTTGTCGCTGAAGATGCTGACCATGATGAGATCGTTGTTGACCCTGGCGAAGTGCAGACTGTCTTTTTTTCCTTTGTGGAACAACAGCGAGAAATCATCCTCCCCTATCAGCTTGGCGAGTTGTGAAGTGGCTGCGAAATTCGCAGCCGTAAGCGCGGCGAGCGACGTGATGTCTATATCGGGGTTGCCGCCGCAGCTGGCAACGATGTTGCCGGCCTGATCCAGCAGGAGGACCGTGTGAACGCCTGCCTTGATAAGGGAATCGTTTATTTTGTTGCGTGCGAATTCCAGGGCGGAGGTGGTAACAATGAGGTCTGTCATATGAAAGATATTCCGTTTGCCGTTTTTATTTGGTATATCAAATTTTAGGTGATATATCTATAAAAAACTGAATTTATGGGCCTGTCTACAGATATTTTAAATCTAGTTATGTTTTATCGGAACGGTTTTTGAAAAAGATTAAATCTGAGTCCCTTTAAAACTTTAAGCCCAAGAGGAAAGAGACCGATAAAGATAAAAGGAGAGAAGAGACTATGCAGGTCTCGCTGATTCAGCGGCTTGACAAGCTGGAAGACCTTCCAGCTGTTCCAAATACACTTTTGAAGGTTTTGGATACCCTGAATGACCCCGATGTCTCTATAAATACACTGGAAAAGATACTCGAAAATGACCCGATGCTTACCGCAAGGCTATTGCGCACGGCCAATTCCCCATATTACGGATTTGCGGAAAAAATAAGCAGTATTTCGAGGGCTATTTTTGTCCTTGGTTTGAATGAGGTCAGGGATCTTATAATAGGGCTTTCTATCTCGGGGATATTTTCGGGCGATTTGGGTTTTGAGGAGTTTACTTCCAAGGATATATGGCTCCATTGTATCGCAGTTGCAAGGGCATCCAGATATCTCAGCGGCCGCGTGGACGGCGTTGACCCTGAGGAGATATTTACAGCGGGGCTTATACATGATATCGGCCGTTTCCTGTTCGGGATATATCTCAAACACGAGTTGCGAGATATCCTGGCCATGAAACGTTCGATGGCCATACCGCTTTCAAACGCGGAGGAACGCTACGGATTGACCCATATGGAGCTCGGCACATACCTTGCTCAGAGATGGGGATTGAGCGATATGCTTAAGGGCGTAATAAGATACCACCACAGCCCGCAGGGTGCAGGCCAGTATACAGTCCATGCATCAGTGGTGTTTCTTGCGGATCAGATATGCCAAAAGCTTAAAATAGGCTGGAATCTAGATGACGATGAGGACAAAAAGATATTATCGCCAAAGGCGTTGGGGCTTGATGTGGATTTTATAAAAGGTGTTGCGCAGAGACTTAAAGATGAGAGAGGGGATATGGAGTCCCAATGGGGCGCTATAATCTCAAGTTAATATGATAATTGAAAAAGGGGGAAGACCTGTGTCCGATAATGCTCGCATCAGGGCGCTTGTAGTGGATGATACGGTGTTTATGCGCCGTGCCCTTGTCGATATACTGTCGCAGGATGAAGAGATAGAGGTCGTCGGCGTGGCCAAGCACGGCAGGGAGGCCTTGGAGGCAATAGAGGTCTTGAGACCCGATGTAGTGACGCTTGACGTAGATATGCCTGTCATGGATGGGCTTACGGCCATCAAACACATCATGATCAAGATGCCGACGCCTGTCGTCATGGTAAGCGGTCTAGCGGGCCATGGGCGCGTCACCTTTGATGCGTTGCGTCTTGGGGCGGTGGATTTTTTTCCAAAACCGTCGGGCACGATCTCTCTTGACATACACAGTCGCGCCGATGAGCTCAGTCGTGTGGTTGTCAGGGCGGCAAGGATGAATCCCATGGCCATCAAGCGGGTGCGTTTCCAGACGATGAAGGCTGCCAAGACAGCCGTCGTAAGGGATGTGAATCCTCCGCTCGGCCTGGCAATAGTTGTCGCTGGTAGAGGCTTTTTAGGTCCCTTCATGAGACTGCTGGTCAATTTAAGACGCAGTCTCCCGATATCGATTATATGTATTCAAGACGTCTCTTGTGAGGTCATCGAATCCTATTCAAAGGAGCTGGATTCGATTGTACGGTGGGATGTCAGGCTTGCGAAAGGTGGTCTTTGTTTGAAAACGGGTTCCTGTTTGGTGGCCTCGAAAGATAGCCCCCCTTGGATTGAGGCCGACGATTCAGGGGGGTTCAAGATTGCCAACGGACCCCCAGGCAATGCGCAGCAGCTCTTTGAACAGGCCGTGGCCTTGACGGCCGGGTGTTGTTTGGCTGTGGTTATGGGTGAGCCAGAGCACCCTGTCGGTGATGGCCCTGAAAAGATAAAGGCCGGGGGAGGAGAGGTGATCTTTTTCAATCCCAACCTTACAGAGGGTCGTTTAGGTGATGCCATGGCAAGGGCAGGTCGAGAGGTGATTTCAGATGAACGTGAACTATTGGCAAGGATAGACGCCTTTGGACGTAGGCTGCTCTTTGGATCCATTTGCAAGAGTCGGGCGATCTCCGATCAAGATGATCTTTTAATAAGGGATTGAGCTATGCAAGAACTTCAGACAGGTCTCCTGACCAGGGAGGGCGTCAAAAAGACGAAGGTCCTGGTGGTCGACGACTCGCCGCTTATGTGCAAGGTTCTGGCCGACATACTTTCCGAAGACCCTGCGCTTCAGATAGTTGGCCAGGCGTTGAGCGGCGGGGAGGCAATAGAGATCCTTTCAAAGACACCGTGCGACGTATGTACGCTTGATGTGCACATGCCGGGAATGAGTGGGTTGAGCGTCCTCAAGCACATCATGATCCGCTCCCCTACGCCCACCTTGATGGTCAGTGCCTTTACCTCGGAGGGCGCCAAGGTGACCTTCGAGGCCCTGCGATATGGGGCGGTTGATTTTTTTCAAAAGCCTTCGCGGGAAAACGGCGCGGATATTGAGGCGCAGAAGGCGGTGCTTCAGGAGAGGGTCAAGAGGGCCGCGAGGGTGCAGCTTAAGGCTGCCAGGTATTTGAGGCTCAGACAGGCGGCCACCCTTGCCTGGGCAGGCGATCGGGCTACAGCCCGGGCGTCCGGGTCACCGCATGGGCTGATCGCGCTCATCGCATCGACAGGCGGTTATGCCTCGCTTTTGTCGCTTTTGCCTTTAATAAAGGGCATATCCGCTCCGGTCGTCGTATTCATGAGGGCGCATCCGAGCTATTTAAAGGCATTTGTCAATTACATCGGGGCTTATGTGTCCTTTGAGGCCAGACTTGCAGGAGACGGTGAGCCTTTGCAGAACGGCAAGGCCTATTTCATAAACAGCGATGACGCGGCCTCCATCGATCATGAAGGCGGGGATATGTTGCTTCACATAACGCCTAGATGTGGCCTTTCTGAAAGAGAAACGGGGGTTGATCTATTCCTCTATTCGGCGAGCGAACATTTCGGAGACAATATGATGGCGGTATTCCTGTCCGGAGATGGTGTTGGCGGTTTGAATGGGGCGAAGGAGTTGCTCAGGCTTGGGGGGAGGGTATTGGTTCAAGATCCTGATACATGTCTTGCCCCTGAGACGCCAGCTCTCATAGCAAAGGAGACGGGCGCGGATGTCTGTCTGGTCAATGAGCTTGCTGGTAGGATAGGGGGTTGGGGGCGTGGAAGAGATGACGGTTGACGCCTGCAAGGGGATCGGCGGCGATCGAGGTGGCACGTACAAAAATGGGCTTGCCGATGGACGTTGGGCCCATATAGAAGACATCGATCTCGCGGCGCTGGTTCAGTTCGCCTGCATGGAGGGCGGTGAGAGACTGCTGATCGTCCGCTGCGGTGACGCTGACGGAGAGATATTCTTTTCCGGCGGCGAGATGGTGCATGCTTTATATAAAGACACCAGGGGGGAAGATGCCTTCTTCGATCTGATACGCAGTGAGCCCGACTCATTTTTGTTGAAGAGGGCGTCAGCCCCTGAAAGGAGCATACATGCGCCTTGGAATTTTTTGCTCCTTGAGGCATTGAGACGTAAAGATGAGGCGGGTCGGACATCGTCTTTTCAGATGGCGGGTGCCCTGCCGGTGGTTTTTGTAATAAGCCGCTCAACGGCTGTTTGCACAAAGATCGAAGGGATTTTGCGCGAAGATTGCGGTGTCAAGGTCATCGTCAAGGCCGGAGACTGGGTGGAGGCCAAAAAGAGGCTCTCCGTATCCAGACCTGACCTGGTAGTCATCGACATGGAGACCTCCGAACCCAACAAAGAGCTGGCTGTTAAGCATTTCATGATGAAGTCCGCGGCGCCTGCGTTGCTCTTCGGTAGCGTCAATCATGCCAACTGCCCCAAGGTCATGGATTTCTTGAGGCTCGGTGTTATGGATATAATTGCGGTGCCTAACGGAGATGGAGAGTGGGCGCAGGTCTCAAAGAGGTTCAAAGGGATCGTTTCGTCTTTAAAAGGCCTTAGACTGGCGAATATACGCAGGATAAAACAGCAGCTGGCGTTGGGTCACAAAAAGGTCAGACCAGGACCTCCTGCAGACAGGTTGCTTGTGGTTATCGGCGGCATGGGTGGGTTGATCGAACTTCAAAAGGTCATATCAGTATTGCCCGCTGGCGAATCGCTCTCAATGGCAGCATTTCAAGATATGGCTGTAGGGTGCGCATCAGTGTTTGCAGGCGCCATGGACCAGATCGCGGCTGTAACTGTTTCTTGCCTTCAGACAGAAGGGCCGCTTCTCAGCTCTCTATGCTGGGTGACGGATTGGAATGTACCTTGGGAGGTCGTAAGGGGCGACGGCGCGCTTATCAGACATCCTGGATATTGGATCGGGACCGAGGCCGACGGCGTCAGGTTTGATTCGGCCAGATTTATAAGCACCGCCTCGCAGGTCTTTGGTCCGAATCTGGCGATCCTGCTGTTGAGTGGCGCTGACGTCAACATAAAGCAGGGTCTGGATGAGGCGGTCTCGAGAGGTTGTCATATATGGCTCCAGATCCCTGATACCGCCGTTTATCCTGCACCCCTTGACGAGATCCGGTCCTGGGAGTTTGAAGAGGCCTGCATACCCATTGAAGTGGAGCAGATGGGAAGATTGATAAAAAGATGGTGCAGGGGAGAGGCTTTGTGGCAAGACTTTTAGTAGTTGACGATTCAAGTTTTATGAGAAGACACCTTGTAAGATTCCTTACCGAAGCGGGCCACAAGGTGGTCGGCCAGGGAGAGGATGGGAGGCAGGGTTTCGATCTGTATAAGAAATTGAGACCTGATTTCGTGATAATGGATGTTACGATGAGAGGAACGGATGGGATAACCGGCGCCAGGATGATACGCGACTATGATCCTGGGGCAAGGCTCGTGTTCATCAGTATGATATCAGACCCTGATGTTATAGCCGAGGCAAAGAGGCTTGGAGCTATAGATTTTATAGGCAAAGACGCCTATGATCGCATATTGGCCGCTGTCAGCGGTGATTTTAAAGGGAGGGAGACCAATGGCCCAGCTTGACCAGGATATGTGGCAGGATTTTGTCATGGAGGCCGAGGAGCACATCCATGAAATAGAGCCCAATCTGCTTTTGCTCGAGCAGCATCCGGAGGATATGTCCCTGATAGCTGATTGCTTTAGGGGGGTGCACAGCATAAAAGGTGCAGCGGGTTACATGGGGCTGAAGCGCATCCACGATCTTTCCCATGCCCTCGAAGACCTCTTTGATCAGCTTAAAAACGGGCGGGTAAAGTGCGACACCGACTTCATAAACGTCGCCTTCGAGGCGGTGGATTGCTTGAAGAGGCTTGTGAAGGAGGTGGCTGAAAACCATGCCGAAACGTCAGAGATAGATGATGTATTGGAAAAGATAAAGGCCATCGGCGGTATTGAAGACAAAGATGCGGCAGGCGGTGCGGTATCAGGACGCGAGGCCGGCCTTGGGCTTGAGGGAGCCGGTCCCGACAATGTAGGCCTTGCAGGAGATGTTGGCGGAGATGGCGATCTTGAAGACGAGGAACTCATGGGCATATACGCTGATGAGATGAAGGCTATATGGTCAAGGCTCGATGCCTTGATGAAGGGGGAGGATGTGGATACGAGGGCCGTTCTCTCCATCTTGGAAGACATGGCCAGGGTCACCAATTATGTCGGGATAGATTCCATAACCGACGCCATACGCGACTCTTCCAATGGAATCGCTTCGAGCGGGCAGGGTGGGCGTATTACGGTCGATGACCTGAAGGCCATCATTTCCAGACTTTCCATGGTTATTGAAGGGGTTATAGGCCCTATTGCGCAGAAGGCGGAGGTCCCGACCGGCAGCAGGCTAGAAGAGGGTGAGGAAGACAAGGAGCTTTACCGAATATTCGTCGATTTTGTAAAGGAGGTATCATCGCCTCTTGCACTTGTACCTGAAAGGCCGGACCAGGAGTGGATATCGGCATGCCAGGGCGCCATAGAAAAGATCATTGCGTCCGCTAATTATATGGATTATCCGGAGGTGGTGGCGCTGATGGAGGAGTGGTCGGAGAGGTTGACCGAGGGGCTTACCGATCACGGGAGCGACAAAGGGTTTGATCCCGAGAGACTGAGGGATATGTGGCAGAGACTCCTTAAGCTGATGCCTGAGCTCCAAGATCTCCCAACAGTGGTAGGTGAAGGGCTTGGGGCAGGCCCTGCCGAGATGGCTGAAATAAACGCACTCGATAACGCCATCGATTCCTTTTTTGATGAGGTTGAGGCCGGACCTCTCTCTGACATAGGTGCTGAATCGGGTGATGATACGGAAGGCGATGTTGCACGCGGCATAGACCGAATTGCCGCCCAGGGTGGTGAAGGGCGGCAGGATATGCTGCCTGCCGGGTACGATACAGGCCTTGGAAGGTCACCTGCAACCGCAGCAAGGCAAGGTACACCTGTTCTTCAAACCGAAACAGAGACCGTTTTGAGGCCTGAAAAGATCTCCCAGACCGTCAGAATTGACCTTGAACGTGTCGACGGATTGCTCGGCAACGTGAGCGAACTCGTGATCCTACGGTCGGTCTTCGAACAGATTACGGCCAGTCTCAAGGGGGTCTGTGCGGACTGGACGAGCCGGCGTGTTGCAGGCGTCAAGGAGTTGAAGGTCTTGAAAGACCTGGCGGCCCGTCTCGGCGAAAACGCATCCGCCCTCTCGAGGGCTGTCCAGCGGGTGCAGGAAGATATGATGAAGATCAGGATGCTCCCCATAGGGCATCTTTTTGAGCGTTATCCAAGGGTTGTCAGGGATCTCGCCCAAAAGCTCAACAAAAAGGTCGAGCTTCACATATTAGGTGGCGATACCGCCCTTGACAAGCGCCTCATAGAACAGATGGCCGACCCACTTTTGCATATCATAAGGAATGCGGTTGACCACGGCATAGAGACGCCTGACGAGCGCACGATAAGGCTCGGAAAGCCGCCCCAGGGTCGTTTGGTGCTTTCCGCAAGCCAGGACGGCAACTTTGTTGTGATAAAGGTGGCTGATGACGGCCGAGGTCTTGACCGAGAGGCGCTCATCCGAAGGGCGGTATCTCTTGGGCTTATGGGTCGCGAGACGGCACAGACCTTGCCTGACGAGCGCGTCTGGGAGCTCATATTCCTGCCGGGTGTAACTACAGCGACCGAGGTCACAGAGACATCGGGCAGGGGGGTCGGGATGGATGTGGTCAAGAAGAACGTCGAGAAACTGGGCGGAACCATTGAGGTCTCTTCTGCACCTGATCGTGGCACTGAGATAACGATACGCGTACCCCTCACACTTGCCATCATTCAGGCCCTGCTCGTAAAGGTCGGGCGCCAGGTCATGGCCGTTCCGCTTTCCGCTGTTAGCGAGATAGTGCGTATAACATCTGACGATATAAGTCCTATAGAGGGCTATGAGGTCATGTCCTTGAGGCAGGAGACCGTACCGATCATAAGGCTGTCAAGGATATTCCGTGGGACCGGGGCCGATGATAACCCCAAGAGGCTCTTCGTGGTCGTGGTACATCATGGGGAATTCGAGGCCGGTCTGGGGGTGGATTCCCTTTTGGGGCAACAGGACGTGGTCATAAAACCCCTTGCTGATTTTCTGACCGACGAACCGGGTTTTTCCGGCGCCACCATCCTCGGGGACGGTTCAATAGGTCTGATCCTTGACATCCCTGCGGTGTTGAATAGGGCGAAGGGTTTTATCCAGCGCAGACAGAGGGCCATGGATCTCTCGGCCTTGGGCCTTGGCGGACCAGTGACTAATACGATCCACTGAGGCGCCTGGGTCGGTCCATTCAGGCCGTGTTCGTGTTTATACAACGGCCCCTTGTGTGCAGCAATGGCATTGTATTCAATTGACCGCATGCCGCGGCTATGTCCTGGCCCTTGCTCTTTCTTATGATGGCCGTGTAGCCCGCGTCCGTCAGCACCTTCTGAAAGGCCAGGACGTCTTCTTCTGAAGGGGCCTTGAATGAAAGCCCAGGACTTTCGTTAAAGGGTATGAGGTTTATCTTGGCAGGGATCCCCCGAAGCAGCCTTGCAAGCCCCCTGGCCTGCTCCATGCGGTCGTTTATCCCTTGGAGGAGCAGGTATTCAAAGGTGATCCTGCGTCTGGGTTTTATTGGGTATGATTTGCAGGCGTTGATGAGCGCCGAGATCGGGTATCTGCGGTTTATGGGCATGATTTCCTGCCTGATTTCGTCATCCGGGGCGTGAAGCGATATGGCCAGACCCACATCCAGGTCCTGGCCGAGCCTCAACATCTCTGGCGCAAGCCCGGATGTGGAGACAGTGATGCGCCTTCCGGAATAGTTAAGCCCCAGCTCATCGGTAAGGATTTGAACGGTCCTGGTCAGGTTTTCATAGTTGGCAAGCGGCTCGCCCATACCCATGAATACAAGGTTCCTGGGCCGCTCCTCCAGTCCGAGGCGCTCCATGACCGCGATCACCTGCCCTGCTATCTCCGATGCCTCAAGATTGCGCAAAAAACCCATTCTGGCCGTATAGCAGAAGCTGCAACCCATTGCGCAGCCTACCTGGGTTGAGAGGCAGAGGGTCAGGTGATCTTTTTCCGGAATGACCACGCACTCGATCATGAGGCCGTCATCGAGACCAAGGCCGAGCTTGATCGTTCCGTCCACAGACTTTTGCTCTGTAGCCACCTTGAGGCGCGCAATACGGCCCTTTTG of Dissulfurimicrobium hydrothermale contains these proteins:
- a CDS encoding response regulator; translated protein: MARLLVVDDSSFMRRHLVRFLTEAGHKVVGQGEDGRQGFDLYKKLRPDFVIMDVTMRGTDGITGARMIRDYDPGARLVFISMISDPDVIAEAKRLGAIDFIGKDAYDRILAAVSGDFKGRETNGPA
- a CDS encoding GTP-binding protein — its product is MALIDLSKKEIHCKIVYYGPGRCGKTTNLLYIYNAMSEKTKGKMLTIETKGERTLFFDLLPLTLGKIGGFDIRIQLYTVPGQALYEATRKLVLKGVDGIVFVADSLRVRQMKNKESLEELKRNLTEYGLSLNKIPLVLQYNKRDLVSSPVPTISIEELDRDLNNDLGVPRFEAAAIKGIGVFETLKEISKRTVRYVAKKNMLIS
- a CDS encoding response regulator — its product is MSDNARIRALVVDDTVFMRRALVDILSQDEEIEVVGVAKHGREALEAIEVLRPDVVTLDVDMPVMDGLTAIKHIMIKMPTPVVMVSGLAGHGRVTFDALRLGAVDFFPKPSGTISLDIHSRADELSRVVVRAARMNPMAIKRVRFQTMKAAKTAVVRDVNPPLGLAIVVAGRGFLGPFMRLLVNLRRSLPISIICIQDVSCEVIESYSKELDSIVRWDVRLAKGGLCLKTGSCLVASKDSPPWIEADDSGGFKIANGPPGNAQQLFEQAVALTAGCCLAVVMGEPEHPVGDGPEKIKAGGGEVIFFNPNLTEGRLGDAMARAGREVISDERELLARIDAFGRRLLFGSICKSRAISDQDDLLIRD
- a CDS encoding response regulator: MTVDACKGIGGDRGGTYKNGLADGRWAHIEDIDLAALVQFACMEGGERLLIVRCGDADGEIFFSGGEMVHALYKDTRGEDAFFDLIRSEPDSFLLKRASAPERSIHAPWNFLLLEALRRKDEAGRTSSFQMAGALPVVFVISRSTAVCTKIEGILREDCGVKVIVKAGDWVEAKKRLSVSRPDLVVIDMETSEPNKELAVKHFMMKSAAPALLFGSVNHANCPKVMDFLRLGVMDIIAVPNGDGEWAQVSKRFKGIVSSLKGLRLANIRRIKQQLALGHKKVRPGPPADRLLVVIGGMGGLIELQKVISVLPAGESLSMAAFQDMAVGCASVFAGAMDQIAAVTVSCLQTEGPLLSSLCWVTDWNVPWEVVRGDGALIRHPGYWIGTEADGVRFDSARFISTASQVFGPNLAILLLSGADVNIKQGLDEAVSRGCHIWLQIPDTAVYPAPLDEIRSWEFEEACIPIEVEQMGRLIKRWCRGEALWQDF
- a CDS encoding roadblock/LC7 domain-containing protein: MTDLIVTTSALEFARNKINDSLIKAGVHTVLLLDQAGNIVASCGGNPDIDITSLAALTAANFAATSQLAKLIGEDDFSLLFHKGKKDSLHFARVNNDLIMVSIFSDNISLGLVRLRVAELIKTLKDLFES
- a CDS encoding chemotaxis protein CheB, which gives rise to MQELQTGLLTREGVKKTKVLVVDDSPLMCKVLADILSEDPALQIVGQALSGGEAIEILSKTPCDVCTLDVHMPGMSGLSVLKHIMIRSPTPTLMVSAFTSEGAKVTFEALRYGAVDFFQKPSRENGADIEAQKAVLQERVKRAARVQLKAARYLRLRQAATLAWAGDRATARASGSPHGLIALIASTGGYASLLSLLPLIKGISAPVVVFMRAHPSYLKAFVNYIGAYVSFEARLAGDGEPLQNGKAYFINSDDAASIDHEGGDMLLHITPRCGLSERETGVDLFLYSASEHFGDNMMAVFLSGDGVGGLNGAKELLRLGGRVLVQDPDTCLAPETPALIAKETGADVCLVNELAGRIGGWGRGRDDG
- the rlmN gene encoding 23S rRNA (adenine(2503)-C(2))-methyltransferase RlmN, with the translated sequence MIDYRSLTRKELEDLAGNMGLPAYRGRQVFKWLWRPGLSGFHEITDLPSGLRNVFAQKGRIARLKVATEQKSVDGTIKLGLGLDDGLMIECVVIPEKDHLTLCLSTQVGCAMGCSFCYTARMGFLRNLEASEIAGQVIAVMERLGLEERPRNLVFMGMGEPLANYENLTRTVQILTDELGLNYSGRRITVSTSGLAPEMLRLGQDLDVGLAISLHAPDDEIRQEIMPINRRYPISALINACKSYPIKPRRRITFEYLLLQGINDRMEQARGLARLLRGIPAKINLIPFNESPGLSFKAPSEEDVLAFQKVLTDAGYTAIIRKSKGQDIAAACGQLNTMPLLHTRGRCINTNTA
- a CDS encoding HDOD domain-containing protein; translation: MQVSLIQRLDKLEDLPAVPNTLLKVLDTLNDPDVSINTLEKILENDPMLTARLLRTANSPYYGFAEKISSISRAIFVLGLNEVRDLIIGLSISGIFSGDLGFEEFTSKDIWLHCIAVARASRYLSGRVDGVDPEEIFTAGLIHDIGRFLFGIYLKHELRDILAMKRSMAIPLSNAEERYGLTHMELGTYLAQRWGLSDMLKGVIRYHHSPQGAGQYTVHASVVFLADQICQKLKIGWNLDDDEDKKILSPKALGLDVDFIKGVAQRLKDERGDMESQWGAIISS
- a CDS encoding chemotaxis protein CheA, whose amino-acid sequence is MAQLDQDMWQDFVMEAEEHIHEIEPNLLLLEQHPEDMSLIADCFRGVHSIKGAAGYMGLKRIHDLSHALEDLFDQLKNGRVKCDTDFINVAFEAVDCLKRLVKEVAENHAETSEIDDVLEKIKAIGGIEDKDAAGGAVSGREAGLGLEGAGPDNVGLAGDVGGDGDLEDEELMGIYADEMKAIWSRLDALMKGEDVDTRAVLSILEDMARVTNYVGIDSITDAIRDSSNGIASSGQGGRITVDDLKAIISRLSMVIEGVIGPIAQKAEVPTGSRLEEGEEDKELYRIFVDFVKEVSSPLALVPERPDQEWISACQGAIEKIIASANYMDYPEVVALMEEWSERLTEGLTDHGSDKGFDPERLRDMWQRLLKLMPELQDLPTVVGEGLGAGPAEMAEINALDNAIDSFFDEVEAGPLSDIGAESGDDTEGDVARGIDRIAAQGGEGRQDMLPAGYDTGLGRSPATAARQGTPVLQTETETVLRPEKISQTVRIDLERVDGLLGNVSELVILRSVFEQITASLKGVCADWTSRRVAGVKELKVLKDLAARLGENASALSRAVQRVQEDMMKIRMLPIGHLFERYPRVVRDLAQKLNKKVELHILGGDTALDKRLIEQMADPLLHIIRNAVDHGIETPDERTIRLGKPPQGRLVLSASQDGNFVVIKVADDGRGLDREALIRRAVSLGLMGRETAQTLPDERVWELIFLPGVTTATEVTETSGRGVGMDVVKKNVEKLGGTIEVSSAPDRGTEITIRVPLTLAIIQALLVKVGRQVMAVPLSAVSEIVRITSDDISPIEGYEVMSLRQETVPIIRLSRIFRGTGADDNPKRLFVVVVHHGEFEAGLGVDSLLGQQDVVIKPLADFLTDEPGFSGATILGDGSIGLILDIPAVLNRAKGFIQRRQRAMDLSALGLGGPVTNTIH